Proteins from a genomic interval of Clostridium cochlearium:
- the purE gene encoding 5-(carboxyamino)imidazole ribonucleotide mutase has product MKVAIIFGSKSDKEVMSGAAKALKEFDIEYKAYILSAHRVPEKLDETLKKLEQDNYECIIAGAGLAAHLPGVIASKTIIPVIGVPINASLNGMDALLSIVQMPKSIPVATVGINNGYNAGMLAVQILSLKYEDLKIKMLNYRTNMKKKFIDENEEGIIL; this is encoded by the coding sequence ATGAAAGTTGCTATAATATTTGGCAGTAAATCCGATAAAGAAGTTATGAGTGGAGCTGCAAAAGCATTAAAAGAATTTGATATTGAATACAAAGCATATATACTTTCAGCCCATAGAGTACCGGAAAAATTAGATGAAACTTTAAAAAAATTAGAACAAGACAATTACGAATGTATAATAGCAGGTGCAGGACTTGCTGCCCATCTTCCTGGAGTTATAGCATCTAAAACTATAATTCCAGTCATAGGAGTTCCTATCAACGCTTCATTAAATGGTATGGATGCATTACTTTCCATAGTTCAGATGCCAAAATCTATACCAGTAGCAACTGTAGGTATAAATAATGGCTACAACGCTGGTATGTTAGCAGTTCAAATTTTATCATTAAAATATGAAGATTTAAAAATTAAAATGCTTAATTATAGAACAAATATGAAAAAAAAATTTATTGATGAAAATGAAGAAGGTATAATATTATAA